A region of Streptomyces halobius DNA encodes the following proteins:
- a CDS encoding DUF779 domain-containing protein codes for MDGTDTPATDGTSRVAMSEAAIELLRRLRERHGPLMFHQSGGCCDGSAPMCYPEGEFRTGSSDVLLARLSVAGVPEPVGFWMSAEQFTRWRHTHLTVDAVPGRGSGFSLEAPEGVRFLIRSRLLTGEERARLGE; via the coding sequence ATGGACGGAACGGACACACCCGCGACGGACGGCACCTCGCGGGTCGCCATGAGCGAGGCGGCCATCGAGCTGCTGCGCCGGCTGCGGGAGCGGCACGGGCCGCTGATGTTCCACCAGTCCGGCGGCTGCTGTGACGGCAGTGCCCCGATGTGCTATCCGGAAGGAGAATTCCGTACGGGATCGTCGGACGTCCTGCTGGCGCGGCTGTCGGTGGCAGGGGTGCCGGAACCGGTGGGGTTCTGGATGTCGGCGGAGCAGTTCACCCGCTGGCGGCATACGCATCTCACCGTGGACGCCGTACCGGGACGGGGCAGCGGCTTCTCCCTGGAGGCACCCGAAGGCGTCCGTTTCCTGATCCGCTCCCGGCTGCTGACCGGGGAAGAACGCGCCCGGCTCGGCGAGTAG
- a CDS encoding PadR family transcriptional regulator, which produces MALEHAILVSLLEKPGSGYELARRFERSIGYFWTATHQQIYRVLKRMEGDGWVDVREVPQEGRPDKKEYSVAPLGQTALSQWLHEPSGPESVRHDLAVKIRGAAFDDPTALIHEVERHRQTHTDRLAHYLAGERRDFTGPEGPGPPDAGRELQHVVLRGGIEYERMMLGWLDDVLATLHRLASKH; this is translated from the coding sequence ATGGCGCTCGAACACGCGATCCTCGTCTCCCTGCTGGAGAAGCCGGGATCCGGCTATGAGCTGGCCCGGCGGTTCGAGCGGTCCATCGGATACTTCTGGACCGCCACCCATCAGCAGATCTACCGCGTCCTCAAGCGCATGGAGGGCGACGGCTGGGTCGACGTGCGCGAGGTGCCGCAGGAAGGGCGGCCGGACAAAAAGGAGTACTCCGTCGCGCCGCTCGGCCAAACCGCTCTCTCCCAGTGGCTGCACGAGCCGAGCGGACCCGAAAGCGTCCGGCACGACCTCGCCGTGAAGATCCGCGGCGCCGCCTTCGACGACCCGACAGCGCTGATCCACGAGGTCGAGCGGCACCGTCAGACGCACACCGACCGGCTCGCGCACTACCTCGCGGGGGAGCGACGCGACTTCACCGGGCCCGAGGGCCCCGGACCGCCCGACGCCGGCCGTGAACTCCAGCATGTCGTACTGCGCGGCGGCATCGAGTACGAACGCATGATGCTCGGCTGGCTCGACGACGTACTCGCCACCCTCCACCGGCTCGCGTCCAAGCACTGA
- a CDS encoding DUF3558 family protein produces the protein MTRWDEEQETWVPEPATDRPPTGDNPRPQRMLIVAVAAALLAGVAGAGIWALTREYGNGGPDRTGSPPGVGSTTTASGRPAEVTQPCRVAEDTLFQKWRLNQGRPSKQSSLGKACWWESSYTRYRTTFMLMFAASDPGIGPNADPVTIPGVPAASAAPSKGRNACMVAWPASFGKVIISATRPTSAPSRHMCALAADFARDLAPRLPR, from the coding sequence ATGACGCGATGGGATGAGGAACAGGAAACCTGGGTTCCGGAACCGGCCACGGACAGACCCCCGACGGGCGACAATCCCCGGCCCCAGCGCATGCTGATCGTGGCGGTCGCCGCGGCCCTGCTGGCCGGGGTGGCGGGGGCCGGGATCTGGGCGCTGACACGCGAGTACGGCAACGGCGGCCCGGACCGGACGGGCTCACCGCCCGGCGTCGGTTCCACGACGACGGCGTCGGGCCGGCCCGCTGAGGTGACGCAGCCGTGCCGGGTGGCCGAGGACACCCTGTTCCAGAAGTGGCGTCTGAACCAGGGCAGGCCTTCCAAGCAGAGCTCGCTCGGGAAAGCCTGCTGGTGGGAATCGTCGTACACCAGGTACCGAACCACCTTCATGCTCATGTTCGCCGCATCGGACCCCGGCATCGGCCCGAACGCGGATCCGGTCACCATCCCCGGTGTACCCGCCGCGTCGGCCGCGCCCAGCAAGGGCCGCAACGCCTGCATGGTCGCGTGGCCCGCGTCGTTCGGAAAGGTCATCATCAGCGCTACCCGGCCGACCAGCGCGCCGTCGCGGCACATGTGCGCCCTCGCCGCCGATTTCGCACGCGACCTGGCCCCGAGACTCCCGAGGTGA
- a CDS encoding lytic polysaccharide monooxygenase auxiliary activity family 9 protein has translation MNSKRRLALAIGAGIAPLLVVTMPASPAGAHGYVSSPPSRQAQCAAGTIECGPIKWEPQSVEGPKGLTSCSGGNSAFAELDDDAKGWKVTPVGSSQTFNWKLTARHSTSTWQYFVGGRKVAEFDDGGAQPPETVTHTVNFGGLSGKQKVLAVWNIADTANAFYACIDVNIGG, from the coding sequence ATGAACAGCAAGAGAAGGCTGGCTCTCGCCATTGGCGCGGGAATCGCTCCCCTCCTCGTCGTGACCATGCCCGCCAGCCCGGCCGGCGCGCACGGTTATGTGTCCTCGCCGCCCAGCAGGCAGGCGCAGTGCGCCGCGGGCACCATCGAATGCGGACCGATCAAATGGGAGCCGCAGAGCGTCGAGGGCCCCAAGGGTCTGACGAGTTGCAGCGGCGGCAACAGCGCGTTCGCGGAACTCGACGATGATGCGAAGGGCTGGAAGGTCACCCCGGTCGGCAGCTCCCAGACCTTCAACTGGAAGCTGACCGCCCGTCACTCCACCAGCACCTGGCAGTACTTCGTGGGCGGCCGGAAAGTCGCCGAGTTCGACGACGGAGGCGCGCAGCCGCCCGAGACCGTCACACACACCGTCAACTTCGGTGGTCTGAGCGGCAAGCAGAAGGTCCTGGCGGTCTGGAACATCGCCGATACCGCGAACGCCTTCTACGCCTGCATCGACGTCAACATCGGCGGCTAG